The Iamia majanohamensis genome window below encodes:
- a CDS encoding diacylglycerol/lipid kinase family protein has protein sequence MQIEVVVNCGAGSVDGTEAEAQRDEIVEAFAPLGVEPRVGLVVGAALEAAVRAAVERGADVVVMAGGDGTLGTAAAALSGSDAVLGVLPLGTFNHFAKDLQIPLDLAEAARVAVEGETATVDIGEVNGRAFVNNSSIGVYPVMVDLRDEIRSSRGWGKVRAVPVAVARVLRRFPTRRMRISADGEQWSLRTPFVFVGNNSYEVGPAGIGARTNMDGGMLCCYVAKVESRSGFARMAFQAATRGASAAPTLESVCSGDVRIEAGGHRVLVAIDGEIATLRSPLVYEVRPAALQVRVPVGSQPVGDPPVGPDAESGVEAEDE, from the coding sequence GTGCAGATCGAGGTCGTCGTCAACTGCGGTGCGGGCTCGGTCGACGGGACCGAGGCCGAGGCCCAGCGGGACGAGATCGTCGAGGCCTTCGCCCCCCTCGGGGTGGAGCCCCGGGTCGGGCTGGTCGTGGGCGCGGCGCTGGAGGCGGCGGTCCGCGCCGCGGTCGAGCGCGGCGCCGACGTGGTCGTCATGGCGGGGGGCGACGGCACCCTGGGGACGGCGGCCGCCGCCCTCTCCGGCTCCGACGCGGTGCTCGGCGTGCTGCCGCTCGGGACGTTCAACCACTTCGCCAAGGACCTCCAGATCCCGCTCGACCTGGCCGAGGCGGCCCGCGTGGCGGTGGAGGGCGAGACCGCCACGGTGGACATCGGCGAGGTGAACGGCCGGGCCTTCGTCAACAACTCGTCCATCGGCGTCTACCCGGTGATGGTCGACCTGCGCGACGAGATCCGCAGCAGCCGCGGCTGGGGCAAGGTGCGCGCCGTGCCCGTCGCCGTCGCCCGCGTCCTGCGCCGCTTCCCGACCCGGCGGATGCGGATCTCGGCCGACGGCGAGCAGTGGTCGCTGCGCACGCCCTTCGTGTTCGTGGGCAACAACTCCTACGAGGTCGGCCCCGCCGGCATCGGCGCCCGCACCAACATGGACGGGGGCATGCTCTGCTGCTACGTGGCCAAGGTGGAGTCCCGCTCCGGCTTCGCCCGCATGGCCTTCCAGGCCGCGACCCGGGGGGCGTCGGCGGCCCCGACGCTGGAGTCGGTGTGCTCCGGCGACGTGCGCATCGAGGCCGGTGGCCACCGGGTGCTGGTGGCCATCGACGGCGAGATCGCCACCCTGCGGTCGCCGCTCGTCTACGAGGTCCGGCCCGCGGCCCTGCAGGTGCGGGTCCCGGTCGGCTCCCAGCCCGTGGGCGACCCGCCCGTCGGGCCCGACGCCGAGTCCGGGGTCGAGGCCGAGGACGAGTGA
- a CDS encoding IS110 family transposase, whose protein sequence is MTTIADATVLVTVGVDTHADAHVAAVLDERGVLVGTRSFPSTRAGHGQLVIWAAGFGRPEAFGVEGTGAWGAGLARHLGALGYVVVEVDRPDRTDRYHRGKTDVFDAEAAARAVQSGRATTVPKARNGLVEAIRVLRVARGSAVGDRAGAINRLKSLVSTAPDDLRDRLRNLDNQTLVRICAGFRPCGVTDPLNATKHALRSLARRITQLTDEIDDLDAQLEPLVTAAAPPALLERVGVGIDVAGQLLVTAGDNPDRLHSPGAFAMLCGVAPIPVASGKTSTHRLNRGGDRAANAAIYRIALCRMRWDPDTQAYIAKKIAEGKTKRGAIRCLKHHISREIYKDLRPPTCHP, encoded by the coding sequence ATGACCACCATCGCAGACGCGACGGTGTTGGTGACCGTTGGTGTGGACACCCATGCCGATGCTCATGTGGCTGCGGTGCTCGACGAGCGGGGTGTCTTGGTCGGGACCCGGTCGTTTCCCTCGACACGGGCCGGGCATGGCCAGCTGGTGATCTGGGCTGCGGGCTTCGGTCGACCCGAGGCGTTCGGTGTGGAGGGGACCGGGGCGTGGGGTGCGGGTCTGGCCCGTCACCTCGGCGCCCTGGGCTACGTGGTGGTCGAGGTCGATCGCCCGGATCGCACCGATCGGTACCACCGGGGCAAGACCGACGTCTTCGACGCAGAAGCGGCGGCCCGGGCGGTGCAGTCAGGGCGGGCGACCACCGTCCCCAAAGCGCGCAACGGGCTGGTGGAGGCCATCCGGGTCCTGCGGGTGGCACGGGGCTCAGCGGTCGGGGACCGGGCCGGGGCGATCAACCGGCTCAAGAGCCTTGTGTCCACCGCACCAGATGACCTGCGGGACCGGTTGCGCAACCTCGACAACCAGACCCTGGTCAGGATCTGCGCCGGGTTCCGCCCCTGCGGGGTCACCGATCCCCTCAATGCCACCAAGCACGCCCTGCGGTCCCTGGCCCGCCGCATCACCCAGCTCACAGACGAGATCGATGACCTCGATGCCCAGCTCGAGCCGCTCGTGACCGCCGCCGCACCACCCGCTCTGCTGGAACGGGTCGGGGTCGGCATCGACGTCGCTGGCCAGCTGCTGGTCACCGCCGGCGACAACCCCGACCGGCTCCACAGCCCAGGAGCCTTCGCCATGCTCTGCGGCGTCGCCCCCATCCCCGTCGCCTCGGGCAAGACCAGCACCCACCGTCTCAACCGCGGCGGTGACCGCGCCGCCAACGCAGCGATCTACCGCATCGCGTTGTGTCGCATGCGCTGGGATCCCGACACCCAGGCCTACATCGCCAAGAAGATCGCCGAGGGCAAGACCAAGCGGGGCGCCATCAGATGCCTCAAGCACCACATCTCCCGAGAGATCTACAAAGACCTCCGACCCCCCACTTGCCATCCATAG
- a CDS encoding response regulator, whose amino-acid sequence MAKLDAVRVVVADDHQIWRSGLRADLGGSFHVVGEAADADEAIEVIGTTRPDLVVCDLHMPGGGGTKVARTCGEDVPIVMLTVSEAERDLLDAVAAGAVGYLVKSTSSEELRRALWQAAQGEPVFSPSLAALVLGEFRRLSTGGGGATQALSEREREVLQQVAKGHTYRQIGEELFIAEKTVENHVRNILGKLHLSRKQELIRYALEHGIE is encoded by the coding sequence ATGGCGAAGCTCGACGCGGTGCGCGTGGTCGTGGCCGACGACCACCAGATCTGGCGGTCGGGGCTGCGGGCCGACCTCGGGGGCTCCTTCCACGTGGTGGGCGAGGCGGCCGACGCCGACGAGGCCATCGAGGTCATCGGCACGACCCGCCCCGACCTGGTGGTGTGCGACCTCCACATGCCCGGCGGGGGCGGGACCAAGGTGGCCCGCACCTGCGGCGAGGACGTCCCCATCGTCATGCTCACGGTCAGCGAGGCCGAGCGCGACCTGCTCGACGCGGTGGCGGCCGGGGCCGTCGGCTACCTGGTGAAGTCGACGTCGTCGGAGGAGCTGCGGCGCGCCCTCTGGCAGGCGGCCCAGGGCGAGCCCGTCTTCTCCCCCAGCCTGGCCGCCCTCGTCCTGGGCGAGTTCCGACGGCTGAGCACGGGCGGCGGGGGTGCGACCCAGGCCCTCTCCGAGCGCGAGCGCGAGGTGCTCCAGCAGGTGGCCAAGGGCCACACCTACCGCCAGATCGGCGAGGAGCTCTTCATCGCCGAGAAGACGGTGGAGAACCACGTGCGCAACATCCTCGGCAAGCTCCACCTCTCCCGGAAGCAGGAGCTCATCCGCTACGCCCTCGAGCACGGCATCGAGTAG
- a CDS encoding NAD-dependent epimerase/dehydratase family protein codes for MGQRILLTGMGGELGTRVTNLLEGDDTIEALVGIDLDPPRGRIPRAEFHRVDPQDRARTVAVVRDLEPTGVLHLGVYEPSARTSARRAPKVSELAALAALGAAAQSPSLDRMVIRSGIEVYGRPRGGPHKPDETVEPRPTTPWGRALAQVERTAMDAAHAADVPLTILRFAPVVGPHIPSPLGRILRLPAVPVSAVADPPFSLLHQDDAAAAAVRALEAGLDVTANVVGPGAVTPTQAVRMGGRIPVPTLGPGWLPARLACSAVGAPVPPHVVELLLRGRGADGARGQEALGLEPVRATEEVVRDLYEWAEVVHLDVAHRDAA; via the coding sequence GTGGGCCAGCGCATCCTGCTCACCGGCATGGGCGGCGAGCTCGGCACCCGCGTCACCAACCTGCTGGAGGGCGACGACACCATCGAGGCCCTGGTCGGCATCGACCTCGACCCGCCCCGCGGGCGCATCCCCCGGGCCGAGTTCCACCGGGTCGACCCCCAGGACCGGGCCCGCACCGTCGCCGTGGTGCGCGACCTGGAGCCCACCGGCGTCCTCCACCTCGGCGTCTACGAGCCGAGCGCCCGCACCTCGGCCCGTCGGGCCCCGAAGGTGAGCGAGCTGGCCGCCCTCGCCGCCCTCGGCGCCGCGGCCCAGAGCCCGAGCCTCGACCGCATGGTCATCCGCAGCGGCATCGAGGTCTACGGCCGCCCCCGGGGCGGGCCCCACAAGCCCGACGAGACCGTCGAGCCCCGGCCCACCACCCCGTGGGGGCGGGCCCTGGCCCAGGTCGAGCGCACGGCGATGGACGCGGCCCACGCCGCCGACGTGCCCCTCACCATCCTCCGCTTCGCGCCCGTCGTCGGTCCCCACATCCCGAGCCCGCTGGGCCGCATCCTGCGCCTGCCGGCCGTGCCCGTCTCGGCCGTGGCCGACCCGCCCTTCTCGCTGCTGCACCAGGACGACGCCGCGGCCGCCGCGGTGCGGGCCCTGGAGGCCGGCCTCGACGTCACCGCCAACGTGGTCGGCCCCGGCGCGGTCACCCCGACCCAGGCCGTCCGCATGGGGGGGCGCATCCCCGTCCCCACCCTCGGACCGGGGTGGCTCCCGGCCCGCCTGGCCTGCAGCGCGGTGGGGGCCCCGGTGCCCCCCCACGTGGTCGAGCTCCTGCTGCGGGGGCGCGGCGCCGACGGGGCGCGCGGCCAGGAGGCGCTCGGCCTGGAGCCGGTGCGGGCCACCGAGGAGGTCGTGCGCGACCTCTACGAGTGGGCCGAGGTCGTGCACCTCGACGTCGCCCACCGGGACGCGGCATGA
- a CDS encoding ATP-dependent Clp protease ATP-binding subunit has product MFERFTDRARRVVVLAQEEARLLNHNYIGTEHILLGLIHEGEGVAAKALESLGISLEAVRKQVEEIIGQGTQSPSGHIPFTPRAKKVLELSLREALQLGHNYIGTEHILLGLIREGEGVAAQVLVKLGADLSRVRQQVIQLLSGYSGPGGSTSSGSGEKAGATAGGSGEASSSGSLVLDQFGRNLTQLAREKKLDPVIGRSREAERVMQVLSRRTKNNPVLIGEPGVGKTAIVEGLAQSIAAGEVPETIEDKQLYTLDLGALVAGSRYRGDFEERLKKVLKEIRTRGDIILFIDEIHTLVGAGAAEGAIDAASILKPMLARGELQTIGATTTDEYRKHLEKDAALERRFQPIKVEEPSVAHTIEILKGLRDRYEEHHRVTITDQALVAAANLADRYISDRHLPDKAIDLIDEAGSRLRIKRMQTPPDYKEIENKVADVVRRKKEAVESQSFEEAGKLRDEEKELLAQKEAKEAEIKASGVDLFDEVDEEAVAEVLSIWTGIPVYKLTEEETKKLLNMEEELHKRVIGQEQAIKAVSRAIRRTRAGLKDPKRPSGSFIFLGPSGVGKTETARTLAEFLFGDEQSLVTLDMSEYMEKHTVSRLVGSPPGYVGYEEGGQLTEAVRRKPFSVVLFDEIEKAHPDVFNTLLQILEEGRLTDSQGRSVDFRNTVLIMTSNLGTRDLRKANVGFGKSDEAVTYEKMKEKVNEALKEHFRPEFLNRIDETIVFHELSKQEVTTIVDLMIKRTRVQLEGQGIGLELTDAAKLLLVERGYDPTLGARPLRRAIQRWVEDPLSEKLLYKEHRAGEIVIVDVEPDPENDDKPEIVFRAVEGFEPPPVELAEAGPAD; this is encoded by the coding sequence GTGTTCGAACGCTTCACCGACCGGGCCCGACGAGTGGTCGTGCTGGCCCAGGAGGAGGCTCGCCTCCTCAACCACAACTACATCGGCACCGAGCACATCCTGCTCGGGCTGATCCACGAGGGTGAGGGCGTCGCGGCCAAGGCGCTGGAGTCCCTCGGCATCTCCCTCGAGGCCGTGCGCAAGCAGGTCGAGGAGATCATCGGCCAGGGCACCCAGTCGCCCAGCGGCCACATCCCCTTCACCCCGCGGGCCAAGAAGGTGCTGGAGCTGAGCCTCCGCGAGGCGCTCCAGCTGGGCCACAACTACATCGGCACCGAGCACATCCTCCTCGGCCTCATCCGCGAGGGCGAGGGCGTGGCCGCCCAGGTGCTGGTGAAGCTGGGCGCCGACCTGTCTAGGGTCCGCCAGCAGGTCATCCAGCTGCTGTCGGGCTACTCCGGCCCCGGCGGCTCCACCAGCAGCGGCAGCGGCGAGAAGGCCGGCGCCACCGCCGGCGGCAGCGGCGAGGCCTCCTCGTCGGGCTCGCTCGTGCTCGACCAGTTCGGCCGCAACCTCACCCAGCTGGCCCGGGAGAAGAAGCTCGACCCGGTCATCGGCCGCAGCCGCGAGGCCGAGCGGGTGATGCAGGTCCTTAGCCGGCGCACCAAGAACAACCCCGTGCTCATCGGCGAGCCCGGCGTGGGCAAGACCGCCATCGTCGAGGGCCTGGCCCAGTCGATCGCCGCGGGCGAGGTGCCCGAGACCATCGAGGACAAGCAGCTCTACACCCTCGACCTCGGCGCCCTGGTCGCCGGCAGCCGCTACCGCGGCGACTTCGAGGAGCGCCTCAAGAAGGTGCTCAAGGAGATCCGCACCCGCGGCGACATCATCCTGTTCATCGACGAGATCCACACCCTCGTCGGCGCCGGTGCGGCCGAGGGGGCCATCGACGCGGCCAGCATCCTCAAGCCCATGCTGGCCCGGGGCGAGCTCCAGACCATCGGGGCCACCACCACCGACGAGTACCGCAAGCACCTCGAGAAGGACGCCGCCCTCGAGCGCCGCTTCCAGCCCATCAAGGTGGAGGAGCCCAGCGTGGCCCACACCATCGAGATCCTGAAGGGCCTGCGCGACCGCTACGAGGAGCACCACCGGGTCACCATCACCGACCAGGCCCTGGTGGCCGCGGCCAACCTGGCCGACCGCTACATCTCGGACCGCCACCTGCCCGACAAGGCCATCGACCTGATCGACGAGGCCGGCAGCCGCCTGCGCATCAAGCGCATGCAGACCCCGCCGGACTACAAGGAGATCGAGAACAAGGTCGCCGACGTCGTCAGGCGCAAGAAGGAGGCCGTCGAGTCGCAGTCCTTCGAGGAGGCGGGCAAGCTCCGCGACGAGGAGAAGGAGCTGCTGGCCCAGAAGGAGGCCAAGGAGGCCGAGATCAAGGCGTCCGGGGTCGACCTCTTCGACGAGGTCGACGAGGAGGCCGTGGCCGAGGTCCTCTCCATCTGGACCGGCATCCCGGTGTACAAGCTCACCGAGGAGGAGACCAAGAAGCTCCTCAACATGGAGGAGGAGCTGCACAAGCGGGTCATCGGCCAGGAGCAGGCCATCAAGGCCGTCAGCCGGGCCATCCGCCGCACCCGGGCCGGGCTCAAGGACCCGAAGCGCCCCTCGGGCAGCTTCATCTTCCTCGGCCCCTCCGGCGTCGGGAAGACCGAGACGGCCCGCACCCTCGCCGAGTTCCTCTTCGGCGACGAGCAGTCCCTCGTCACCCTCGACATGTCCGAGTACATGGAGAAGCACACCGTCAGCCGCCTGGTGGGCTCGCCCCCCGGCTACGTGGGCTACGAGGAGGGCGGCCAGCTCACCGAGGCGGTGCGCCGCAAGCCCTTCAGCGTGGTCCTCTTCGACGAGATCGAGAAGGCCCACCCCGACGTGTTCAACACTCTGCTGCAGATCCTCGAGGAGGGCCGGCTCACCGACAGCCAGGGCCGCTCGGTGGACTTCCGCAACACCGTGCTGATCATGACCTCCAACCTCGGCACCCGAGACCTGCGCAAGGCCAACGTCGGCTTCGGCAAGTCCGACGAGGCGGTGACCTACGAGAAGATGAAGGAGAAGGTCAACGAGGCCCTGAAGGAGCACTTCCGGCCCGAGTTCCTGAACCGCATCGACGAGACCATCGTCTTCCACGAGCTGTCGAAGCAGGAGGTCACGACCATCGTCGACCTCATGATCAAGCGCACCCGGGTGCAGCTCGAGGGCCAGGGCATCGGCCTGGAGCTCACCGATGCGGCCAAGCTGCTGCTGGTGGAGCGGGGCTACGACCCCACCCTGGGCGCCCGTCCCCTGCGCCGTGCCATCCAGCGCTGGGTCGAGGACCCGCTGTCGGAGAAGCTGCTCTACAAGGAGCACCGGGCTGGCGAGATCGTCATCGTCGACGTCGAGCCCGACCCGGAGAACGACGACAAGCCGGAGATCGTCTTCCGGGCCGTCGAGGGCTTCGAGCCCCCGCCGGTCGAGCTGGCCGAGGCCGGCCCCGCCGACTGA
- a CDS encoding alpha/beta fold hydrolase, producing MAYVRGEDGTRLHYQVWGPRHGEPLLLVHGLGADHRGWIMQRRALGSRYRCIAFDNRGVGSSDKPRGPYDMEVMADDALRVLEAAGHGSAHVVGVSMGGILSQVIAVRNPDRVRSLTLAATACRHLPWRRELLEEWVETAEQHGMGVFVRDNMRWLMGPRSLRRIWPLTAVLAPLVVNVPPHGFAAQARAILAMDDALADELAEVRAPTLVTVGSQDILTPRGDSQELAERIPTAELVVIRGGAHLVQAEHAGTFNRVVRAHLDAHSTGAAEPDLAATG from the coding sequence ATGGCCTACGTGCGCGGCGAGGACGGCACCCGGCTCCACTACCAGGTGTGGGGCCCCCGCCACGGCGAGCCGCTCCTGCTGGTCCACGGCCTGGGGGCCGACCACCGGGGCTGGATCATGCAGCGCCGGGCCCTCGGGTCCCGCTACCGCTGCATCGCCTTCGACAACCGGGGGGTCGGCAGCTCCGACAAGCCCCGGGGCCCCTACGACATGGAGGTCATGGCCGACGACGCCCTGCGCGTCCTCGAGGCCGCCGGGCACGGGTCGGCCCACGTGGTGGGCGTCTCCATGGGCGGGATCCTGTCGCAGGTCATCGCGGTGCGGAACCCGGACCGGGTGCGCAGCCTCACCCTGGCCGCCACCGCCTGCCGCCACCTCCCCTGGCGGCGCGAGCTGCTGGAGGAGTGGGTCGAGACCGCCGAGCAGCACGGCATGGGCGTGTTCGTGCGCGACAACATGCGCTGGCTCATGGGCCCCCGCTCCCTGCGGCGCATCTGGCCCCTCACCGCGGTGCTCGCCCCCCTCGTGGTGAACGTGCCGCCCCACGGGTTCGCCGCCCAGGCCCGGGCCATCCTGGCCATGGACGACGCCCTGGCCGACGAGCTGGCCGAGGTGCGGGCCCCCACCCTCGTCACCGTGGGCAGCCAGGACATCCTCACGCCCCGGGGTGACTCCCAGGAGCTGGCCGAGCGCATCCCCACCGCCGAGCTGGTGGTGATCCGCGGCGGGGCCCACCTGGTGCAGGCCGAGCACGCCGGCACCTTCAACCGGGTCGTGCGCGCCCACCTCGACGCCCACAGCACCGGCGCCGCCGAACCCGACCTCGCAGCGACGGGCTAG
- a CDS encoding Dps family protein has translation MPSAYTAPGLEEADAAKVRDALQDRLLALIDLTLTLKHIHWNVVGPNFIGVHEMLDPQYAGVSEMVDAVAERIATLGGQPLGTPGAIVEGRHWDDYGLNRAVTHDHLQALDHVYVGVIEDHRKAIKLSGDIDPVSEDLLIGQTNDLELYHWFVRAHLEDKGGKLDS, from the coding sequence ATGCCCAGCGCCTACACCGCTCCCGGCCTCGAGGAGGCCGACGCCGCCAAGGTCCGGGACGCCCTGCAGGACCGCCTGCTGGCGCTCATCGACCTGACCCTCACCCTCAAGCACATCCACTGGAACGTGGTCGGCCCCAACTTCATCGGGGTCCACGAGATGCTCGACCCGCAGTACGCGGGCGTGTCGGAGATGGTCGACGCCGTGGCCGAGCGCATCGCCACCCTCGGCGGCCAGCCCCTCGGCACCCCCGGCGCCATCGTCGAGGGCCGCCACTGGGACGACTACGGCCTCAACCGGGCCGTGACCCACGACCACCTGCAGGCCCTCGACCACGTCTACGTCGGCGTCATCGAGGACCACCGCAAGGCCATCAAGCTGAGCGGCGACATCGACCCGGTCTCCGAGGACCTGCTCATCGGCCAGACCAACGACCTCGAGCTCTACCACTGGTTCGTCCGGGCCCACCTGGAGGACAAGGGCGGCAAGCTCGACAGCTGA
- a CDS encoding sensor histidine kinase has protein sequence MDRTASPLERGVLGGLAGFRALVWVWMATVLVVSRAELTRPGAATALCLVALVLTGLLGLAARARPGLLLHPGAVVVEVGVAAGLLLADGWVYGGFHRQSLGSAWPLAAALAAGVALGPVGGVAAGVALGLGRWGGTHLDQLGSPGLLSLLSTTVLYALAGGAAGLVMARLRRAEAEIASARAREDVARTLHDGVLQTLAVVQRRSSDPDLADLARTQERELREFLFGVDRAPGDLLTELRRVAARAEARDGLAVQVTAVDEPGPLAPGAVAALAGAVGEALTNAAKHGAATRAVVFVDPDEDGAVLVSVNDDGCGFDPATTPDGTGLTGSVRGRMADVGGRVEVSSAEGRGTEVRLRLPT, from the coding sequence GTGGACCGCACCGCCTCGCCCCTGGAGCGGGGCGTGCTCGGCGGCCTGGCCGGGTTCCGGGCCCTGGTGTGGGTCTGGATGGCCACGGTCCTCGTCGTGTCCCGGGCCGAGCTCACCCGCCCGGGGGCGGCCACAGCCCTGTGCCTGGTGGCCCTCGTCCTCACCGGCCTCCTCGGGCTGGCGGCCCGGGCCCGGCCCGGCCTGCTGCTGCACCCCGGCGCGGTGGTCGTCGAGGTGGGCGTGGCCGCCGGGCTCCTCCTCGCCGACGGCTGGGTCTACGGCGGCTTCCACCGCCAGTCGCTGGGGTCGGCGTGGCCCCTGGCCGCCGCCCTCGCCGCCGGCGTCGCCCTCGGCCCCGTCGGCGGCGTCGCCGCCGGGGTGGCCCTGGGCCTGGGGCGGTGGGGCGGCACCCACCTCGACCAGCTCGGCTCGCCCGGCCTGCTGTCGCTGCTGTCCACCACCGTGCTCTACGCCCTCGCCGGCGGCGCCGCCGGGCTGGTCATGGCCCGCCTGCGCCGGGCCGAGGCCGAGATCGCCAGCGCCCGGGCGAGGGAGGACGTGGCTCGGACGCTCCACGACGGCGTGCTCCAGACCCTGGCCGTGGTCCAGCGCCGCTCGTCGGACCCGGACCTGGCCGACCTGGCCCGGACCCAGGAGCGGGAGCTGCGGGAGTTCCTCTTCGGCGTCGACCGGGCCCCGGGCGACCTCCTGACCGAGCTCCGCCGGGTGGCGGCCCGCGCCGAGGCCCGCGACGGCCTGGCGGTCCAGGTCACCGCGGTCGACGAGCCGGGACCCCTGGCCCCCGGTGCCGTCGCCGCACTGGCCGGGGCGGTGGGTGAGGCCCTCACCAACGCGGCCAAGCACGGGGCCGCCACCCGGGCGGTGGTGTTCGTCGACCCGGACGAGGACGGGGCGGTGCTGGTGTCGGTCAACGACGACGGGTGCGGGTTCGACCCCGCCACCACCCCCGACGGCACGGGGCTCACGGGGTCGGTCCGGGGCCGGATGGCCGACGTGGGCGGTCGGGTGGAGGTCAGCTCGGCCGAGGGCCGGGGCACCGAGGTCCGCCTCCGCCTCCCGACCTGA
- a CDS encoding DUF4235 domain-containing protein, whose protein sequence is MDIDEDQVWNGVASVAAIGAVVATKPLVERLWKVVFRREAPGNPAHQDVTWGEALLWALFAGALVGVIRLLAQRAAAGAWAKARGAHPPSLASTRP, encoded by the coding sequence GTGGACATCGACGAGGACCAGGTCTGGAACGGCGTGGCCAGCGTGGCCGCCATCGGCGCCGTGGTGGCGACCAAGCCCCTGGTCGAGCGGCTGTGGAAGGTCGTGTTCCGGCGCGAGGCGCCGGGGAACCCGGCCCACCAGGACGTGACCTGGGGGGAGGCCCTGCTCTGGGCCCTCTTCGCCGGGGCCCTCGTCGGCGTCATCCGCCTGCTGGCCCAGCGCGCCGCGGCCGGGGCGTGGGCCAAGGCCCGCGGCGCCCACCCCCCGTCGTTGGCGTCCACCCGCCCGTAG
- a CDS encoding FAD-binding domain-containing protein — MTPLPVPAVDEAEAWVAAHLGDLAGDEVRRSRRFRGDQVAADAALAALDVTGYARRRNEVLPAERRGASGLSPWIRHGLLPLGEVWAAVADGPPRDVAKYRDELAWQEYARHLYARVGRATGRALRHRPEPSAPWSGEAWDRSMACVSLCLDELEGDGWLVNQTRMWMASQWTVRAGAEWTEGEDRFFAHLLDGSRAANRLGWQWTVGAGTGRPYGFSRRQVRRRAPGLCDGCTHRDACPIEDWPTDPDLPRVDAEPALRRDPAPEATAGPREPQGAGRPDAVWLTAESLGDRDPAVVAHPDLPRVFTFDEPLLGRLRLSGKRLVFLAEALAGHAAAGAEVELHRGRPAEVLAGRAVAATFAPVPGWRRLAARVDPVAVHPWPWLVRPGAGPVTSFSAWRKGVGRIRPPAPGSP; from the coding sequence ATGACCCCGCTGCCCGTCCCCGCCGTCGACGAGGCGGAGGCGTGGGTGGCGGCGCACCTGGGCGACCTGGCCGGCGACGAGGTGCGGCGCTCGCGCCGGTTCCGGGGCGACCAGGTCGCAGCCGACGCCGCCCTCGCCGCCCTCGACGTCACCGGCTACGCCCGCCGCCGCAACGAGGTGCTGCCCGCGGAGCGCCGGGGGGCGTCGGGGCTCTCGCCCTGGATCCGCCACGGCCTCCTCCCCCTCGGCGAGGTGTGGGCCGCGGTCGCCGACGGGCCGCCCCGCGACGTGGCCAAGTACCGCGACGAGCTGGCCTGGCAGGAGTACGCCCGCCACCTCTACGCCCGCGTCGGCCGGGCCACCGGCCGCGCCCTGCGGCACCGCCCCGAGCCGTCCGCGCCCTGGTCGGGCGAGGCGTGGGACCGGTCCATGGCCTGCGTCTCGCTCTGCCTCGACGAGCTGGAGGGCGACGGCTGGCTGGTGAACCAGACCCGGATGTGGATGGCCTCGCAGTGGACCGTGCGGGCCGGCGCCGAGTGGACCGAGGGGGAGGACCGCTTCTTCGCCCACCTCCTCGACGGCTCCCGCGCCGCGAACCGCCTGGGGTGGCAGTGGACCGTCGGCGCCGGCACCGGCCGCCCCTACGGCTTCTCCCGGCGCCAGGTCCGCCGCCGGGCGCCCGGCCTGTGCGACGGCTGCACCCACCGCGACGCCTGCCCGATCGAGGACTGGCCCACCGACCCCGACCTGCCCAGGGTCGATGCCGAGCCCGCGCTGCGGCGCGACCCCGCCCCCGAGGCGACCGCCGGTCCCCGGGAGCCGCAGGGGGCGGGGCGGCCCGACGCGGTGTGGCTCACGGCCGAGTCGCTCGGCGACCGCGACCCGGCCGTGGTCGCCCACCCGGACCTGCCCCGGGTCTTCACCTTCGACGAGCCGCTGCTCGGTCGGCTGCGGCTCTCGGGCAAGCGCCTCGTGTTCCTGGCCGAGGCCCTCGCCGGCCACGCCGCCGCCGGGGCCGAGGTCGAGCTCCACCGCGGTCGGCCGGCCGAGGTCCTGGCCGGGCGGGCGGTGGCCGCCACCTTCGCCCCCGTCCCGGGCTGGCGCCGCCTGGCCGCGCGGGTCGACCCGGTGGCGGTGCACCCGTGGCCCTGGCTGGTGCGCCCCGGCGCGGGCCCGGTCACCTCCTTCAGCGCCTGGCGCAAGGGGGTGGGGCGCATCCGCCCGCCCGCACCCGGGTCCCCCTGA
- a CDS encoding TIGR00730 family Rossman fold protein — MELRRVCVFCGSNPGTDPAYVAAAEATGRLLAERGLGVVYGGGSVGLMGRLAQTAMAAGGEVVGVIPDFLDRVEVAKRDITRLEVAGSMHERKARMAELSDAFLALPGGIGTFEEVFETMTWTQLGVHDKPVGLVDVAGFWSPAAALLDRAVADGFLAPDVRAAVVVAPTAAEVLDAFAGWTRPALGKWTERDVEI; from the coding sequence GTGGAGCTGCGACGGGTGTGCGTCTTCTGCGGGTCGAACCCCGGCACCGACCCGGCCTACGTCGCCGCGGCCGAGGCCACCGGGCGGCTGCTGGCCGAGCGGGGCCTCGGGGTCGTCTACGGGGGCGGGTCGGTGGGCCTGATGGGGCGCCTGGCGCAGACGGCCATGGCCGCCGGGGGCGAGGTGGTGGGCGTGATCCCCGACTTCCTCGACCGGGTCGAGGTGGCCAAGCGCGACATCACCCGGCTGGAGGTGGCTGGCTCGATGCACGAGCGCAAGGCGCGCATGGCCGAGCTCTCCGACGCCTTCCTCGCCCTGCCGGGCGGCATCGGCACCTTCGAGGAGGTGTTCGAGACCATGACCTGGACCCAGCTCGGCGTGCACGACAAGCCGGTGGGCCTGGTCGACGTGGCCGGCTTCTGGTCCCCGGCCGCGGCCCTGCTCGACCGGGCCGTGGCCGACGGCTTCCTGGCCCCCGACGTCCGCGCCGCCGTCGTCGTGGCCCCCACCGCGGCCGAGGTCCTCGACGCCTTCGCCGGATGGACCCGCCCCGCCCTCGGCAAGTGGACCGAGCGCGACGTCGAGATCTGA